The following is a genomic window from Opitutus sp. GAS368.
CTGGACCTTCACCCGCGCGAGCACGGCCGCCCGCACGGCCAGCGCCGTCAACACCGGCACGTTCGGCGTGCAGGTCGTCGCCACGCACAAGACCGCCCGCTGCGACCTCGTGCTGGGCTACACCTACCTCGACAAGACCGCCGATTACGGCGGCGCGCTTGTTGACGCCAGCTTCTACGCGCTCAACTTTGCCCGCCAACGCCTGACCGCGGCGGTAACCGCGCGGCTGGGGCACGGCTTCGAGGTGCGCATGGACAACGAATTTCGCGTGCAGGAGAAGAACCTGTTGCGGACGACCGGGGGCAACAACGCCGTGCGGTCATCGCTGGGGCTCTACTACCTGCCGTCCGCGATCCGCGGCCTCGAACTCTCGGCGCTGGTCGAGAACCTGTGGGACGCCGCTTTCCAGGAGGTGCCGGCGGTGCCGGCCGCCCGGCGCCAATACTCCGTGGGCGCCGCCTACCGTTGGTAGGACCGGCCCAATTCGTTTGACAGGTCTCCGCCCGGCGCGGTCATTACGCGCCTGATGATGGACAATCCCTTTCTCAACCGGTCTTTTGAGATTCCCTGGACGCAACTCACCGCGGATCGCGTGGGACCGGCGATCGAGGCCGTGCTCACGGACGCCGAGGCCGCCCTCGCGCGGATCGCCGCCGGGCCCGTCGCCCAGGCGGACTATGCGAACAGCTTTGTCGCGCTGGAGCACGCCACGGAGCCGCTGAACGAGTCCTGGGCGAAGGTCACCCATCTCATGTCGGTGGCCGATTCCGCGCCGTTGCGCGAGGCGCACAACGCCATGCTGCCGAAAGTCTCGGCCTTCTTCGCCAAGATCCCGCTCAATGCCGGGGTCTGGTTGCGGTTGAAATCCGCCGCCGCGCATCCCTCGGTGATCGCGCTGCAGGGGGAGCACCGGCGCTTCGTCGACGAGACCATGGCGGACTTCCGTCAGCAGGGCGCCGATCTGCCCGCCGACCAGAAGGCCCGGCTCGAGGCGGTGCAGAGCGAACTCGCCCAGCTGACGCAGAAATATTCCGAGAACGTCCTTGATGCGACCAATGCCTGGGAACTGCTGGTCACCGACCCGGTCCGGCTCGCCGGCCTGCCGGCGTCCGCCCGCGAAGCCGCCCGGCAGAGTGCGTTGAAGAAGGGACAGGGCACCGCGGCCGCGCCCCTCTGGCGCTTCACTTTGCACGCCCCGTCGCAGGAACCGGTCATGCTTTACGCCGAGGATGCGGAGTTGCGCCGGCAGGTCTGGTCGGCGTCGGCCGCCGTCGGCCGTCAGGCGCCGCACGACAACCGCGAACTCATCAAGCGCATCCTCACCCTGCGCCAGGAGAAGGCCGCGCTGCTCGGCCAGCCGCACTTCGCCGACCTGGTCTTGCAGCGCCGCATGGCGAAGAGCGGCGCGGCGGCGCTTGGCTTCATCGAGGATCTGCACCGACGTGTGACCACGGCCTTTGCGCGCGAATGTCGCGAGCTTGAGGCGTTCAAGGCGGATCAGGCCAAGGCCCCGGCCGCCGCGCTCGCGCCGTGGGAGACCGGTTTCTGGGCCGAGCGGCTGCGCCGGACGCGCTACGATTTCGACGAGGAGCAGCTGCGCCCGTATTTCCCCATGCCGGGTGTGCTCGCGGGCATGTTCGGGATCGCCGGCCGCGTGTTCGGCGTTCGGGTGAGCGAGCGCCCCGCCGGGGCGGTCGAGACCTGGCATCCCGAGGTGAAGTTCTACGACGTGCACGATCGCGCCGGCCGGCACATCGGCTCCTTCTACGCCGACTGGCATCCGCGCGAGTCCAAGCGCGGCGGCGCCTGGATGAACTCCTTGATCACGGGCGGCCCCGGCGCCGACGGCACGCGGGCCCCGCATCTCGGGCTGATGTGCGGCAACATGACGCCGCCGCTCGACGGCAAGCCGGCGTTGCTCACCCACCGCGAGGTCGAGACGGTCTTCCACGAGTTCGGCCACCTGCTGCACCACCTGTTCGGCGAGGTGGAGATCAAGTCGCTCAACGGCACCAACGTCGCGTGGGATTTCGTCGAGCTGCCCTCGCAGATCATGGAGAACTGGTGCTGGGAGCGGGCCAGCCTCGACCTTTTCGCCCGCCACCACGAGACCGGCGCGACCATTCCTGACGCGCTCTATGAGCGGATGATCGCGGCGAAGAATTTCCGCAGTGCCAGCGCCACCATGCGCCAGCTGGCGTTCGCCCGGCTGGACCTCGAGCTGCACCTCAACGCCGCCGGCTACGCGGAGGGCGACGTATCATCCAGGCTGCAGGCCCTGCTCCGTGATTACCTCATGCCCACCGAGCCGCCTTCACCGACCATCGAGAACCGCTTCACCCACATCTTCGCCGATCCCACGGGCTACGCCGCCGGCTACTATTCCTACAAGTGGGCGGAGGTGCTCGATGCCGACGCCTTCACGCGCTTCAAGCGCGAAGGCATCTTCAACGCGGAGGTCGGCGCCGAGTTTGTGGCCAAGGTCCTCAGCCGGGGCAACTCGGCCGATCCGATGCAGCTCTTCACCAGCTTCATGGGCCGCCCGCCCGACCTGTCGGCCCTGCTGCTCCGGGCGGGTTTGGCGTGAGGCCGTGCAGTTGCCTTGGACTGGAGCTGCAGCGACCTCGCTGCAGTCTCTCGCGGGCGGGGTCGCCCGCGCTCCAGAATCCAAGCGGCTTGGTGGAGGGCCCGGCTCCCGCCGGGCCGCGGCTCGCGCTATTTACCAGTAGGGGCGTCGCTTGCCGACGCCCCTACACACCAGTCATCCTGAACGATGCCCGAGGCGGTCGTTATACTGGATTCTTCGCTGCGCTCAGAATGACAGATCGATGGTGGACAGGGGGCGGCTTATAACGCTTCGGGGCTTTTCCAGCCGGACATTTTCCGCTGGTAAAACGGTCCCGGCTGGCAACCTTCTGCACCGTCAACGTCCAACCCATTTCCACCATGCTCATCTGGTTCATCCTCATCATCGTCCCGCTCCTGTTCGGCCTCTATGCGCAGTATCGCGTGCACAGCGCCTACGGCAAAAACATCCAGATCCCGTCGCGGGGTCACATCACCGGCCGTGAGGCCGCCGCCGCCGTCATGGAGGGCGCGGGCATCCACGACGTCGAGATCGTGCGCGTGGAGGGGCAGCTGTCCGATCACTACGATCCCACGAACAAGCGGCTCGCACTGTCCGAGCAGAACTACGACGGCACGAGCCTCGCGGCGCTGGGGGTTTCCGCGCACGAGGCCGGCCACGCCATCCAGGACAAGGAAGGCTACGCCATGATGAATTTCCGCCAGGTGCTGGTGCCGGCCGCGCAGTTCGCCCAGCCCATCGCCTGGGGCATCCTGAGCTTCGGCATCCTCTTGGCCTCTCTCCTAGGCGCGAAGGCCCTCGGCATCATCATGCTCCAGATCGGCGTCGTGGCGCTCACCGTCATCGCGCTCTTCCAGCTGGTCACCCTGCCGGTCGAGTTCGACGCCAGCCGCCGGGCCAAGGTGCAGCTCGTCAACCTCGGCATCCTCGGTCGCGATGAGATGGAGGGCGTCAACGAGACCCTTGATGCCGCCGCGCTGACCTATGTCGCCGCGTTCGTCGCGACCCTCGGCAACCTGCTTTACCTGCTGCTCATGCTCAGCGGGGGCGGCCGCAGCCGGGATTAATTTGTCTGTCCGGTTCCGTTTGACCACGGATTACACGGATAAACACGGATCAAGACAGATTGGAATTGGAGGGCTGGTCTCCCGACCAGCCACGGACAACGCCTTCTGGGTATAAGGTTCAGCCTGAGGGTCGCCCGATGCTGGCAAGAAGGCAGCAAGGGAGGAAGTGACGGGAAGGTATAGGGATGGTGTAAGGATGCCGTAAGGATCTAAGGAGGAGTTAAGGAGGAATAAAGGAGGGAACCCGAAGCTTCCCTATGGGACCCTGTCATTATGGCATCGGCATGAAGGCGGAGTTCGGCCCGGCCTCCGGCTGGCCGGCGCACGCCGCGGCTTGCTCGCCCCCGCCAGACGGTGATCCCGCGCCCATGGCAGGGGGAAACAGCCTCTTATTTATATGATTGACCCCAATCATATAAATTTCATACGGTCCTGCCATGCGCGTGCCCCAGCACATCGTCGACCTCCGCCGCGAGGAACTCCGCAGCCTGATCCGGCGCGACGGGTTCCTGCCGGTGAACGAGATCTGCCGGCGGCTGGGGGTCTCCGAGGCCACGGCCCGGCGCGACCTGGTGGCGGTCGAGGCCAACGGCCACATCACCCGCACCTACGGGGGCGCCCTGGCGGACTATAACAGCGCCTTTGCCTCGCACGACGAGCGTTCCGGCCGCGCCCGGCCGGCCAAGGCGCGCATCGCCGGGCGGGCGGTGGCGCAGATGCCGCGCACCGGCACCATCTTTCTCGACGCCGGCACGACCATCCAGGCGACGGCCCGCGCGCTGACCCAGCGCAAGGACCTGTCCGGCCTCGTGGTCGTGACCAACAGCCTCGCGGCCGCTTCCGTCCTCGGCGGGACCGCCGGGGTGGAGCTGCATGTCGTGGGCGGCGAGTTTCTCAGCCGCCAGGCGGCCCTCATGGGCCCGCGCGCCATCAAGGCGCTGGGCGACTGGTCCTTCGACGCGGCCTTCCTCGGCGGCGAGGGCATGGACGCCGCGGGCATCAGCAACTCGCACGCGAGCGTCGCCGCTTTCCAGCAATCCGTCCTGCGCCGCGCCCAACAGGTTTACTTCTGCCTCGACGCGTCCAAGCTCGGGCGCGCCACCCCGCACCGCGTCGCCGACTGGTCCCGGCCTTCCGCCTTGATTTCCGACGCCCCGCCCAAGCGCCTCGCGGCGCACGGCATCGTGCTGCCCCCGTCCAAACTTCTCCGCGCCTGAGCATGATTGTCATTCTGAACGAAGTGAAGTTCCGAGCGCAGCGACATCCTCATCCATGCATTCGTTCGCGGTATCACGTTCGTTGCCATGGATCCTTCGCTGCACTCAGGATGACAATGCCTTTGAGGAGCGCCCGCACTAATCAATGAGCACGACCACCACAGCCGGCATCATCTCCCGGATGCTCGACCTCTCGCACCAGCTTGGTCGCGAGGACCGCCAGCTGGCCATCCTGGGTGAGGGCAACACCTCCGCCCGGCTCGCGCCTGACACCTTCGTCGTCAAGGCCAGCGGCTCGAACCTCGGCACGCTCAACGAGGCCGGCACCGCCGTGTGCCGCTTCGACCGGCTGCTGCCGCTGCTCGACCGCAAGGCGATGACCGATGCGGCGATCGACGAGGCGCTCTTTGCCGCCCGCGTGGATGCGAATTCCCGGAAGCCCTCGGTCGAGGCGATGTTCCATGCGTGGCTGCTGACCCTGCCGGGCGTGAACTTCGTCGGCCACACGCATCCCGTGGCGGTGAACAAGATTCTCTGCACCAAACACGCGCGGGCCTTCGCCACCAAGCGCGGCTGTCCCGACGAGATCGTGTGCTGTGGCGCCGAGTTCGTGCTGGTGCCCTACATCGACCCCGGCCTGAAGCTGGCGCAGGGCATCCGCCGCGCCGTCGTCGCCTACATCAAGCGCCTCTCGCGTCCGCCGCGTGTCATCCTCCTCGAGAACCACGGCCTGATCGCCCTCGGCGCCACGCCCGAGGCTGTGCTCGCGGCGACCCTGATGGCCAACAAGGCCGCCGAGATCTTCGCCGGCGCCGTGACGCTCGGTTCGCCGCGTTTCCTTTCCGCCGCCGTCGCCGCCCGCATCGCCGGCCGGCCGGACGAGCACTACCGCCAGCAGGCGCTCGGCCTCTGATTTTTCTTTATCCGAACCATCTCAAACCAGGACCTAAATTCATTGACCACGGATTACACAGATATTCACGGATGAAAAACGACCCAAACCTTTCACAGGAGATCGCAGAGGAAACAGAGATTTCACCCTCCTGCCTTTTCTCTGCGTGCTCCTGTAGAATTCGCCTTGGTCTTTATCCGCGTTCATCCGCGTAATCCGCGGGAAATGCCTTTCTCCATGAATACCTACAGATTCGTCAACTTCGGCTGGGACGACGCCAAGGCCGCGTCGCTCGATCCGGTTGGCCGCCTCATCTACCGCTCGAACCTGCTCGGCAGTGACCAGCGCATCACCAACACCGGCGGCGGCAACACGTCGTCGAAGATCACCGAGAAGGACCCGCTCAACGGCCTCCCGACCGAGGTGCTCTGGGTCAAGGGCTCCGGCGGCGACCTCCGCACCAGCACACGCGAGAACTTCTCGTCGCTCTACCAGCTGAAGCTGCTCGACCTCCAGCAGCTCTACGCCGCCCGCACCGACAAGGGCCTCAAGGCCCCGGCCGAGGACGACATGGTGGGCATGTATAACCATACCACCTTCAACCTGAACCCGCGCCCGTCGTCGATCGACACCCCGCTGCATTCCTTCCTGCCGGGCAAGCACGTCGACCACATGCACCCGAACGCGATCATCGCGATCGCCGCCTCGCAGAACTGCGAGAAGCTCACCCAGGAGATCTTCGGCGGCGAGATGGCCTACGTGCCTTGGATGCGCCCGGGCTTCGAACTCGGCCTCGCCATGCAGGAGATCGCGAAGAAGCACCCGAAAACGCAGGCCATCATGATGGGCCAGCACGGCTTCATCTCCTGGGACAGCGACGACAAGGCCTGCTACACGCTCACGCTGAACTTCATCGAGAAGGCCGCGGCCTACATCGACGCGAAATACCAGGCCAAGGGCGGCGACGCCACGGCCTTCGGCGGCGCGAAATACCAGACGCTCGACGCCGCGAAGCGCAGCGAGGTCTTCGCCGCGATCCTGCCCTGGCTGCGCGGCCAGGTCTCCCAGCAGAAGCGTTTCATCGGCACGGTGCAGGACGACGAGAAGATCCTGCGCTTCGTCAACTCGAAGGACGCCGCCCGCCTCGCCGAGCTCGGCACGAGCTGCCCCGACCATTTCCTCCGGACAAAAATCAAACCCCTATACGTCCCATGGGACCCATCCGTCTCATCCATTGCGGACCTGAAGAAACTCCTCGCCGACGGCATCGCCAA
Proteins encoded in this region:
- a CDS encoding M3 family metallopeptidase, whose amino-acid sequence is MMDNPFLNRSFEIPWTQLTADRVGPAIEAVLTDAEAALARIAAGPVAQADYANSFVALEHATEPLNESWAKVTHLMSVADSAPLREAHNAMLPKVSAFFAKIPLNAGVWLRLKSAAAHPSVIALQGEHRRFVDETMADFRQQGADLPADQKARLEAVQSELAQLTQKYSENVLDATNAWELLVTDPVRLAGLPASAREAARQSALKKGQGTAAAPLWRFTLHAPSQEPVMLYAEDAELRRQVWSASAAVGRQAPHDNRELIKRILTLRQEKAALLGQPHFADLVLQRRMAKSGAAALGFIEDLHRRVTTAFARECRELEAFKADQAKAPAAALAPWETGFWAERLRRTRYDFDEEQLRPYFPMPGVLAGMFGIAGRVFGVRVSERPAGAVETWHPEVKFYDVHDRAGRHIGSFYADWHPRESKRGGAWMNSLITGGPGADGTRAPHLGLMCGNMTPPLDGKPALLTHREVETVFHEFGHLLHHLFGEVEIKSLNGTNVAWDFVELPSQIMENWCWERASLDLFARHHETGATIPDALYERMIAAKNFRSASATMRQLAFARLDLELHLNAAGYAEGDVSSRLQALLRDYLMPTEPPSPTIENRFTHIFADPTGYAAGYYSYKWAEVLDADAFTRFKREGIFNAEVGAEFVAKVLSRGNSADPMQLFTSFMGRPPDLSALLLRAGLA
- a CDS encoding DeoR/GlpR family DNA-binding transcription regulator; this encodes MRVPQHIVDLRREELRSLIRRDGFLPVNEICRRLGVSEATARRDLVAVEANGHITRTYGGALADYNSAFASHDERSGRARPAKARIAGRAVAQMPRTGTIFLDAGTTIQATARALTQRKDLSGLVVVTNSLAAASVLGGTAGVELHVVGGEFLSRQAALMGPRAIKALGDWSFDAAFLGGEGMDAAGISNSHASVAAFQQSVLRRAQQVYFCLDASKLGRATPHRVADWSRPSALISDAPPKRLAAHGIVLPPSKLLRA
- a CDS encoding zinc metallopeptidase, with protein sequence MLIWFILIIVPLLFGLYAQYRVHSAYGKNIQIPSRGHITGREAAAAVMEGAGIHDVEIVRVEGQLSDHYDPTNKRLALSEQNYDGTSLAALGVSAHEAGHAIQDKEGYAMMNFRQVLVPAAQFAQPIAWGILSFGILLASLLGAKALGIIMLQIGVVALTVIALFQLVTLPVEFDASRRAKVQLVNLGILGRDEMEGVNETLDAAALTYVAAFVATLGNLLYLLLMLSGGGRSRD
- a CDS encoding class II aldolase/adducin family protein; this encodes MSTTTTAGIISRMLDLSHQLGREDRQLAILGEGNTSARLAPDTFVVKASGSNLGTLNEAGTAVCRFDRLLPLLDRKAMTDAAIDEALFAARVDANSRKPSVEAMFHAWLLTLPGVNFVGHTHPVAVNKILCTKHARAFATKRGCPDEIVCCGAEFVLVPYIDPGLKLAQGIRRAVVAYIKRLSRPPRVILLENHGLIALGATPEAVLAATLMANKAAEIFAGAVTLGSPRFLSAAVAARIAGRPDEHYRQQALGL